A single window of Nicotiana tomentosiformis chromosome 1, ASM39032v3, whole genome shotgun sequence DNA harbors:
- the LOC104116598 gene encoding uncharacterized protein produces MAMKPVKYCVVDAFTDAAFKGNPAAVCLLEEEKDDKWLQSVAAEFNISETCYLTPLTLSNVANPTFGLRWFTPVTEVDICGHATLAAAHFLFAYGFVKTDTIEFSTKSGILAAKRVAEAKASNSQDDWPTGYSIELDFPVVQVAETNSADIAAISKSLNGASVVEINETSQGYYVILLPSGEAVAECQPQFAQIMNFPGRGIVITGPAPKGSDFDFYSRCFWPKFGINEDPVCGSAHCALTPYWHKKLGKCDFVALSASPRGGVINVHLDEENQRVFLRGKVVAVMEGSLLV; encoded by the exons ATGGCCATGAAACCCGTGAAATACTGTGTG GTGGATGCCTTCACTGACGCAGCATTCAAAGGGAACCCAGCAGCCGTTTGCTTattagaagaagaaaaagatgacAAATGGTTACAGTCTGTTGCTGCTGAGTTCAATATCTCTGAAACTTGTTATCTCACTCCACTTACCCTATCTAATGTAGCTAACCCCACATTTGGCCTTCGTTGGTTCACTCCAGTTACTGAG GTAGATATATGTGGACATGCAACGCTAGCAGCTGCACACTTTCTATTTGCCTATGGCTTTGTTAAAACTGATACGATTGAGTTTTCAACAAAGTCAGGAATTTTAGCTGCCAAAAGAGTAGCAGAAGCCAAAGCTTCAAATTCTCAGGACGATTGGCCAACAGGTTACTCAATTGAATTGGATTTTCCTGTTGTCCAAGTAGCCGAGACGAATTCTGCTGATATTGCTGCAATTTCTAAAAGCTTGAATGGTGCATCTGTGGTTGAGATCAATGAGACATCTCAGGGCTATTATGTT ATATTGCTCCCGTCAGGAGAGGCAGTGGCGGAATGCCAACCTCAGTTTGCTCAAATAATGAATTTCCCTGGCAGAGGAATAGTAATAACTGGACCTGCTCCAAAGGGTTCTGACTTTGATTTCTATAGTCGCTGCTTCTGGCCAAAGTTCGGAATCAATGAG GATCCTGTTTGTGGAAGTGCTCATTGTGCTTTGACTCCTTATTGGCATAAAAAGCTTGGCAAATGTGACTTTGTTGCTTTATCG GCCTCACCTAGAGGTGGCGTTATTAACGTGCATCTAGACGAGGAGAATCAGAGGGTATTTCTGAGAGGGAAAGTTGTTGCTGTCATGGAAGGTTCTCTTCTAGTTTAA
- the LOC104116599 gene encoding probable aspartic proteinase GIP1: MLECQLLHRKMLPNKLISVTLFFFASSLLISTSFSAVLAPITKDHATRLYSLSVYLKTPPNLTNLLLDLGASFSWVDCSSNNYISSTYRALYCDSPLCSALGSRACAKCFHSPSPDCSNNPCTLSPLNSVTHKSSTGKAIVDSLALPVTDGRNPGQLRSFSEFLLSCSKSSLLKGLTKGVTGLAGLGRSRFSLTAQVSTAFSSSRTFALCLSGSPSAPGVAFFGTPGPYYFLPEIDLSKTLRFTPLLLNPVQSDYFINLTSIKVNGVTVQLNRKILAVDEHGFGGTKLSTVTPYTLLHSSIYKALTETFVNQSTKLNLTVTNPVEPFKVCYNADEVMETRVGPAVPTVDLVMHGDDVFWRIFGSNSMVRIFRDGVNVWCLGFLDGGVKTKTSIIIGGHQMEDNLLQFDLRQQRLGFSSSVLVYNTTCSNFNFTTASNLS, translated from the exons atgTTAGAATGCCAACTTCTTCACAGAAAAATGCTTCCCAATAAACTCATCAGCGTCACCCTTTTCTTCTTTGCTTCTTCTCTCCTCATTTCTACTTCCTTTTCAGCCGTTTTAGCACCCATTACCAAAGACCATGCAACTCGTCTCTACTCACTCTCAGTTTACCTCAAAACCCCTCCAAACCTCACAAATCTCCTTCTTGATTTGGGCGCTTCTTTCAGTTGGGTTGATTGTTCCAGTAATAACTACATTTCCTCTACTTACCGAGCCCTCTACTGTGATTCCCCTTTGTGCTCTGCTCTTGGCTCACGCGCTTGTGCCAAGTGTTTTCACTCTCCTAGCCCTGATTGTTCGAATAATCCCTGTACGCTTTCTCCTTTAAATTCTGTAACACACAAATCGTCGACCGGAAAGGCTATTGTTGACTCGCTTGCGTTGCCGGTCACTGACGGTCGGAATCCGGGTCAGCTCAGGAGTTTTTCTGAGTTCCTGTTATCTTGCTCTAAGTCGTCTTTGTTGAAAGGCCTTACGAAAGGTGTAACCGGTTTGGCCGGTTTAGGCCGGTCCAGATTCTCACTCACCGCACAG GTTAGCACTGCCTTTTCATCTTCACGCACTTTTGCGCTATGTCTATCCGGTTCGCCTTCGGCTCCTGGAGTGGCTTTCTTCGGTACACCTGGACCGTATTACTTTCTGCCTGAAATTGACCTCTCAAAAACCCTCCGGTTCACCCCACTTCTTTTGAACCCGGTTCAGAGTGACTATTTCATTAATTTGACTTCCATAAAAGTCAACGGTGTTACTGTACAACTGAACCGGAAGATCCTAGCCGTTGATGAACATGGTTTCGGTGGGACCAAGCTGAGCACCGTAACTCCATACACCTTACTACATAGTAGCATCTACAAAGCGTTAACCGAGACATTTGTAAATCAATCAACTAAGCTCAACCTCACAGTAACAAATCCTGTGGAACCATTTAAGGTTTGTTATAATGCAGATGAGGTAATGGAGACTAGGGTGGGACCAGCCGTGCCGACCGTTGATCTCGTGATGCACGGTGATGATGTGTTTTGGAGGATATTCGGATCAAATTCAATGGTAAGGATTTTTCGAGATGGTGTTAATGTTTGGTGTTTAGGATTTTTAGATGGTGGGGTTAAGACTAAGACATCTATTATAATCGGGGGACATCAAATGGAGGACAATCTATTGCAATTTGATTTGAGACAACAGAGATTAGGGTTTAGTTCATCAGTTTTGGTATACAACACCACATGTTCCAATTTCAACTTTACAACTGCTAGTAACTTGAGTTGA